A window of the Pseudomonas gozinkensis genome harbors these coding sequences:
- a CDS encoding PAS domain-containing protein produces the protein MINANLLQMVINASNDGIVVAEKEGDQDNILIYVNPAFEKMTGYTREEILYQDCRFLQAGDRDQAGLGVIREALKSGGSCREILRNYRKDGTPFWNELSLSTVKNAEDGLTYVVGVQKDVTVQVKAQQRVVQLEAKVAALEAELAALKATNGANKTAN, from the coding sequence ATGATCAATGCCAATCTACTGCAAATGGTGATCAACGCATCGAACGACGGGATCGTGGTGGCAGAAAAGGAAGGCGATCAGGACAACATCCTGATCTACGTGAATCCGGCATTCGAAAAAATGACCGGCTACACCCGCGAAGAAATTCTCTATCAGGACTGTCGTTTCCTGCAGGCCGGGGATCGCGACCAGGCCGGTCTCGGAGTGATCCGCGAGGCACTGAAAAGCGGTGGTTCATGCCGCGAAATCCTGCGTAACTACCGCAAGGACGGCACGCCCTTCTGGAACGAGCTGTCCCTGTCGACAGTAAAAAATGCCGAAGACGGGCTGACCTACGTCGTAGGCGTGCAAAAAGACGTCACGGTTCAGGTCAAGGCACAGCAGCGGGTTGTACAACTGGAAGCCAAGGTTGCGGCACTCGAAGCCGAACTCGCAGCCTTGAAAGCGACGAACGGCGCAAACAAAACAGCGAACTAA
- a CDS encoding flavodoxin, with product MKVAILSGSVYGTAEEVARHAQSLLKAAGFETFYNARASLADLQAFGPEALLGVTSTTGMGELPDNLQPLYSAIRDQLPAAWRGLPGAVIALGDASYGDTFCGGGEQLRELFGELGVREVQDMLRIDASESVTPETDAEPWLEQLIATLKG from the coding sequence ATGAAAGTCGCCATCCTCTCCGGCTCGGTGTACGGCACGGCCGAAGAAGTCGCTCGCCACGCTCAGAGCCTGTTGAAAGCCGCCGGTTTTGAAACCTTCTATAACGCGCGCGCCAGCCTTGCCGATCTCCAGGCCTTCGGACCTGAAGCCTTGCTCGGGGTGACTTCGACCACCGGCATGGGCGAGCTGCCGGACAACCTGCAACCGTTGTATTCGGCGATTCGCGACCAGTTGCCGGCGGCCTGGCGTGGTTTGCCAGGCGCGGTGATCGCTTTGGGCGACGCCAGCTACGGCGACACCTTCTGCGGCGGCGGCGAGCAATTGCGCGAATTGTTCGGCGAACTGGGTGTGCGCGAAGTGCAGGACATGCTGCGCATCGACGCCAGTGAAAGCGTCACCCCGGAAACCGACGCCGAGCCTTGGCTGGAACAGTTGATCGCCACGCTCAAGGGCTGA
- a CDS encoding LysR family transcriptional regulator, producing MEFKQLKSFVEVMHQGGFTQAAKTLHISQSAVSKQIAQLEQSLGTPLLERLGSQIRLTAAGSVVLQRAEGMLRLRNELLSELDDLSHLARGELRLGLPLLGSDALFAGLFAEYRRRYPNISVQLLEGGSRNIEQAVLSGELELGGSLLPKDPQFDFQPFCDEPLDALLPVDHPLATKGGIGLEELADTPFLLYQRSFVLNDRLLQACQQMGFTPKEGGRSGQADFLAALVAAGQGVVLLPSVVARGLVRPGVVRLTLKAPDYLRWDIAFIWRRGAYLSKAAQAWLELLRERGISP from the coding sequence ATGGAATTCAAACAGCTCAAAAGCTTCGTCGAAGTCATGCATCAGGGCGGTTTCACCCAAGCCGCGAAAACCCTGCACATCAGTCAGTCCGCCGTGAGCAAGCAGATCGCACAGCTCGAACAGAGCCTCGGCACCCCGCTGCTCGAACGACTCGGCTCGCAGATACGCCTGACCGCCGCCGGCAGCGTGGTGCTGCAACGGGCCGAAGGCATGCTGCGGTTGCGCAATGAATTGCTCAGTGAACTGGATGACCTCAGCCATCTGGCACGCGGCGAGTTACGTCTCGGGCTGCCATTGCTCGGTAGCGATGCGTTGTTTGCCGGGCTGTTCGCCGAATACCGCCGGCGTTATCCGAACATCAGCGTGCAGTTGCTTGAGGGCGGCAGCCGCAACATTGAACAGGCGGTGCTCAGCGGGGAGCTGGAGTTGGGCGGCAGTCTGCTGCCGAAAGATCCGCAGTTCGACTTCCAGCCGTTCTGCGATGAGCCGCTCGATGCGCTGCTACCGGTGGATCACCCACTGGCAACGAAGGGTGGCATCGGTCTGGAGGAATTGGCCGATACGCCGTTCCTTTTGTATCAGCGCAGTTTTGTGCTCAACGATCGGTTGCTACAGGCGTGCCAGCAGATGGGTTTCACCCCCAAGGAAGGCGGGCGCAGTGGCCAGGCGGATTTTCTCGCGGCGCTGGTCGCCGCCGGACAAGGCGTGGTGTTGCTGCCCAGCGTGGTGGCGCGCGGTCTGGTGCGGCCAGGCGTGGTGCGCCTGACCTTGAAAGCACCGGATTACTTGCGCTGGGACATCGCTTTCATCTGGCGTCGGGGTGCCTACCTGTCGAAGGCTGCACAAGCATGGCTGGAGTTGTTGCGCGAGCGCGGGATCAGCCCTTGA
- a CDS encoding CidA/LrgA family protein, whose product MKASTLKYLSRLLAELAVLLALYLLGCQIAAWLAWPIPGGVIGMALLLLGFAFGWVKPAALQMGAGLLMAEMLLFFIPALMSLLDYGALLRDDGWRILLVIAASTLMVMLVTAFTVELAVRLRRSHEA is encoded by the coding sequence ATGAAAGCCTCGACCCTTAAATACCTCTCCCGCCTGCTGGCCGAACTGGCCGTGCTGCTCGCTCTCTACCTGCTCGGCTGCCAGATCGCTGCGTGGCTGGCCTGGCCGATTCCCGGCGGCGTAATCGGCATGGCGCTGTTGCTGCTGGGTTTCGCGTTCGGCTGGGTCAAGCCGGCGGCGCTGCAAATGGGCGCAGGATTGCTGATGGCCGAGATGTTGCTGTTCTTCATTCCGGCGCTGATGAGTCTGCTGGATTACGGCGCGTTGCTGCGCGATGACGGCTGGCGGATCTTGTTGGTGATCGCGGCCAGTACGCTGATGGTGATGCTGGTGACCGCGTTCACCGTGGAACTGGCCGTGCGCCTGAGGCGGTCCCATGAAGCTTGA
- a CDS encoding LrgB family protein, translated as MKLELMPMFWLAFTLLAYLFSRWLYRRTGRYVLSPLILVPALLLALAVPLHTAYAEYSSNTHWLMRVLGPVTVAFAVPIWQQRRLLVRHWSALLLGMLAGSAASIATSFGLAKALALDSSVTLSLVPRSITTPFAMPLAQDLGGVPELTAVFVMFTGVFGAMLGGVLLKWLPLRSALARGALFGVGAHGAGVSRAHEVGGEEGSVAGLVMVLTGLLNLFAAPLLASLL; from the coding sequence ATGAAGCTTGAGTTGATGCCGATGTTCTGGCTGGCATTCACGTTGCTGGCCTATCTGTTCAGTCGCTGGCTGTATCGCCGGACGGGGCGTTACGTGCTGTCACCACTGATTCTGGTCCCCGCGTTGCTGCTGGCGCTTGCTGTGCCGCTGCACACCGCTTACGCCGAATATTCGAGCAACACCCATTGGCTGATGCGGGTGCTCGGTCCGGTCACCGTGGCGTTTGCGGTGCCGATCTGGCAACAGCGGCGATTGCTGGTGCGGCATTGGTCGGCGTTGCTGCTGGGCATGCTGGCCGGCAGTGCGGCGTCGATTGCCACTTCGTTCGGCCTCGCAAAAGCGCTGGCGCTGGACAGTTCGGTGACGCTGTCGCTGGTGCCGCGCTCGATCACCACGCCATTCGCCATGCCGTTGGCGCAAGACCTCGGTGGCGTGCCGGAACTGACAGCGGTGTTCGTGATGTTCACCGGGGTGTTCGGCGCCATGCTCGGCGGCGTGCTGCTCAAGTGGCTGCCGCTGCGCAGCGCCCTGGCGCGCGGTGCATTGTTCGGCGTCGGTGCGCACGGTGCCGGGGTCAGCCGGGCCCATGAAGTGGGCGGCGAAGAAGGCTCGGTGGCGGGGCTGGTGATGGTGCTGACCGGGCTGCTCAATCTGTTCGCAGCGCCTTTGTTGGCGTCGTTGCTTTGA
- a CDS encoding class II aldolase/adducin family protein, whose translation MSVAPVPSSVNVKDQVSAAEWQTRVDLAACYRLVALHGWDDLIFTHISAKVPGTEDFLINPFGLMFHEITASSLVKVDQAGNKLMDSPYEINPAGYTIHSAVHEVRHDVACVLHTHTASGVAVSAQKQGVLPISQQSLFVLSSLAFHAYEGVALNHEEKARLQADLGDNNFLMLHNHGLLTCGATIADTFLMMFTFQRACDIQVMAQTGGAELIAIEPQILAGAKAMIAGVTKSAQGMGGALAWPALLRKLDKQDPGYRL comes from the coding sequence GTGAGCGTAGCCCCCGTCCCTTCGTCCGTGAATGTCAAAGACCAGGTCAGTGCCGCGGAATGGCAGACCCGGGTCGATCTGGCCGCCTGTTATCGTCTGGTCGCGCTGCATGGCTGGGACGATCTGATCTTCACCCACATTTCCGCCAAGGTGCCGGGCACCGAAGATTTCCTGATCAATCCCTTTGGCCTGATGTTCCATGAGATCACCGCGTCGAGTCTGGTGAAGGTCGATCAGGCCGGCAACAAGCTCATGGACAGCCCTTACGAAATCAATCCCGCCGGCTACACCATCCACAGCGCCGTGCACGAAGTCCGGCACGACGTGGCTTGCGTGCTGCACACCCACACCGCCTCGGGTGTCGCGGTGTCGGCGCAGAAGCAGGGCGTGTTGCCGATCAGTCAGCAATCGTTGTTCGTGCTGTCGAGCCTGGCCTTTCACGCCTATGAAGGTGTGGCGCTTAACCATGAAGAGAAAGCGCGGTTGCAGGCGGATCTGGGTGACAACAATTTCCTGATGCTGCACAACCACGGTCTGCTGACCTGTGGCGCCACCATCGCCGACACGTTCCTGATGATGTTCACCTTTCAGCGTGCGTGCGACATCCAGGTCATGGCGCAGACCGGCGGTGCCGAACTGATCGCCATCGAACCGCAGATCCTGGCAGGCGCCAAGGCGATGATCGCCGGCGTCACCAAAAGTGCTCAAGGCATGGGTGGCGCGCTGGCCTGGCCGGCGCTGCTGCGCAAACTCGATAAACAAGACCCGGGGTATAGACTCTAA
- a CDS encoding alpha/beta fold hydrolase, whose protein sequence is MPLTEIPLSVWRKRSQTFVFRGQPIRYWTAGQGEPLLLIHGFPTASWDWHYLWQPLSQRYRVIACDMLGFGDSAKPLNHTYSLLEQADLQQALLAQLQIEQPVHVLAHDYGDSVAQELLARHYEDQIEVASCVFLNGGLFPETHRPLLTQKLLLSPLGWMIGRAFTRDALVKSFHQVFGPDTRPSESEMDDFWSLIECNRGPRVMHKLIHYIPERRVQRDRWVAAMQRGEVPLRVIDGEVDPISGAHMVERYRELIPDADTVLLPGIGHYPQTEAPVQVLKHYLEFRDHFVLPPRKVACS, encoded by the coding sequence ATGCCTCTCACCGAGATCCCTCTGAGTGTCTGGCGCAAACGCAGCCAGACGTTTGTCTTCCGTGGTCAGCCGATCCGTTACTGGACGGCCGGGCAGGGCGAACCGCTGCTGCTGATCCATGGTTTCCCGACGGCCAGTTGGGACTGGCATTACCTGTGGCAGCCGCTGTCCCAGCGCTACCGGGTGATTGCCTGCGACATGCTCGGCTTCGGCGACTCGGCCAAACCGCTCAATCACACTTACAGCCTGCTGGAGCAGGCCGATCTGCAACAGGCCTTGCTGGCGCAACTGCAGATCGAGCAACCGGTACACGTTCTGGCCCACGACTACGGCGACAGCGTTGCCCAGGAACTGCTGGCCCGGCATTACGAAGATCAGATCGAGGTCGCCAGTTGCGTGTTCCTCAACGGCGGTCTGTTTCCGGAAACCCATCGGCCATTGCTGACGCAAAAACTCCTGCTCAGCCCGCTGGGCTGGATGATCGGCCGGGCGTTCACCCGTGATGCGCTGGTGAAAAGTTTCCATCAGGTTTTCGGCCCAGACACCCGGCCCAGCGAAAGCGAAATGGATGATTTCTGGAGTCTGATCGAATGCAATCGCGGGCCACGAGTCATGCACAAGCTGATTCACTACATTCCCGAGCGCCGGGTTCAGCGTGATCGCTGGGTCGCGGCGATGCAGCGCGGCGAGGTGCCGTTGAGGGTGATCGATGGCGAAGTCGATCCGATTTCCGGGGCGCACATGGTCGAGCGCTATCGCGAACTGATTCCCGACGCGGACACCGTACTGTTGCCGGGCATTGGTCACTACCCGCAAACCGAAGCGCCGGTGCAGGTGCTCAAGCACTACCTCGAGTTTCGCGATCACTTCGTGTTGCCGCCGCGCAAGGTGGCATGCTCCTGA
- a CDS encoding SDR family oxidoreductase: MNESVRFEDKVVIVTGAGGGLGRAHALLFAKQGAKVLVNDLGGSTQGEGANASAADRVVAEIREAGGIAEANHDSVTDGDKLVQNALDVFGRVDVVVNNAGILRDKTFHKMEDADWDLVYRVHVEGAYRVTRAAWPHLREQNYGRVIFTASTSGIYGNFGQSNYGMAKLGLYGLTRTLAIEGRKNNILVNAIAPTGGTRMTEGLIPPQVFEQLKPELVSPLVVYLGSEQCQETSGLFEVGGGWMGKVRWERSLGAGFDPRVGFSPEDVAAHWQQICDFEGAAHPKDNIEALKEMMGNLQKYSL, translated from the coding sequence ATGAATGAGTCTGTGCGTTTCGAAGATAAAGTCGTGATCGTCACCGGAGCCGGTGGTGGCCTGGGGCGGGCTCATGCTTTGCTGTTCGCCAAACAGGGCGCCAAAGTGTTGGTCAACGACCTCGGTGGCTCGACCCAGGGCGAAGGCGCCAACGCTTCGGCCGCTGATCGCGTGGTGGCGGAAATCCGCGAAGCCGGCGGCATCGCCGAAGCCAACCATGACTCGGTCACCGACGGCGACAAACTGGTGCAGAACGCGCTCGATGTGTTCGGCCGCGTCGATGTGGTGGTCAACAACGCCGGGATCCTGCGCGACAAGACCTTCCACAAAATGGAAGACGCCGACTGGGATCTGGTCTATCGCGTCCACGTCGAAGGCGCCTACAGGGTGACACGCGCGGCTTGGCCACATCTGCGCGAGCAAAACTACGGCCGGGTGATCTTCACCGCCTCGACCTCGGGCATCTACGGCAACTTCGGCCAGTCCAACTATGGCATGGCCAAACTCGGCCTCTACGGCCTGACCCGCACCCTGGCCATCGAAGGTCGCAAGAACAACATCCTGGTCAACGCCATCGCCCCCACCGGCGGCACGCGCATGACCGAAGGCCTGATCCCGCCGCAAGTGTTCGAGCAACTCAAACCGGAACTGGTCAGCCCGCTGGTGGTGTACCTGGGCAGCGAACAATGCCAGGAAACCTCGGGCCTGTTCGAAGTCGGCGGCGGCTGGATGGGCAAGGTGCGCTGGGAGCGCAGCCTGGGCGCCGGGTTCGATCCTCGCGTCGGTTTTTCCCCGGAAGACGTCGCGGCGCACTGGCAGCAGATCTGTGATTTCGAAGGCGCGGCGCATCCGAAGGACAACATCGAAGCGCTGAAGGAAATGATGGGGAATCTGCAGAAGTATTCGCTCTGA
- a CDS encoding DUF1302 domain-containing protein has product MTKTTMRAIFTPQALAAAVALGCCAQAHAVAFNIGEIEGTFDSSLSVGASWGMRDADKSLVGTVNGGTGQSSTGDDGRLNFKKGETFSKIFKGIHDLELKYGDTGVFVRGKYWYDFELKDEDREFKPISDKGRKEGAKSSGAQILDAFVYHNYSIADLPGTLRAGKQVVSWGESTFIGNSINSINPIDVSAFRRPGAEIKEGLIPVNMLFASQGLTDQLTVEGFYQLEWDQTVLDNCGTFFGVDVAADGCNNGYTVGSPAIAPLAPLAAAFGQPIQVTREGVIVPRGGDRDARDSGQWGTALRWLGDDTEYGLYFMNYHSRTPTVGTSTAGLSTLSALPGMVATANRLAPGSGSGLAQSVMLGRGQYYLEYPEDIRLYGASFSTTLPTGTAWTGEISYRPNAPVQVNTNDLTLALLNPIAGGAASPLATSPGADNKGYRRKEVTQIQSTLTHFFDQVWGAQRLTVVGEAAVVRVGGLESRSKLRYGRDSVYGQYGFGGDTDGFVTSTSWGYRARAILDYANVIGGINLKPNLSWSHDVAGYGPNGLFNEGAKAVSVGVDADYRNTYTASLSYTDFFGGDYNTLEDRDFVALSFGVNF; this is encoded by the coding sequence ATGACAAAAACAACAATGCGCGCCATCTTCACGCCGCAAGCGCTGGCCGCTGCGGTGGCCTTGGGTTGCTGCGCCCAGGCGCACGCGGTCGCTTTCAATATCGGCGAAATCGAAGGCACCTTCGATTCGTCGCTGTCGGTCGGTGCGAGCTGGGGCATGCGCGATGCCGACAAGTCGCTGGTCGGTACGGTCAACGGCGGGACCGGCCAGTCCTCCACCGGTGATGACGGGCGTTTGAACTTCAAGAAGGGCGAGACCTTTTCCAAGATCTTCAAAGGCATCCACGATCTCGAACTGAAGTACGGCGATACCGGTGTGTTCGTGCGCGGCAAGTACTGGTACGACTTCGAACTCAAGGACGAAGACCGCGAGTTCAAGCCGATCAGCGACAAGGGCCGCAAGGAGGGCGCGAAGTCGTCCGGCGCGCAGATTCTCGATGCGTTCGTCTATCACAACTATTCCATCGCCGACCTGCCGGGCACCTTGCGCGCCGGCAAGCAGGTGGTGAGCTGGGGCGAAAGTACCTTCATCGGCAACTCGATCAACAGCATCAACCCGATAGACGTCTCGGCGTTTCGCCGGCCCGGTGCGGAGATCAAGGAAGGGCTGATTCCGGTGAACATGCTGTTCGCCTCTCAGGGGCTCACCGATCAACTGACGGTCGAGGGCTTCTATCAACTGGAATGGGATCAGACCGTCCTCGATAACTGCGGCACCTTTTTCGGTGTCGATGTGGCGGCGGACGGCTGCAACAACGGCTACACCGTCGGCAGCCCGGCGATCGCCCCGTTGGCGCCGCTGGCGGCAGCTTTCGGCCAGCCGATCCAGGTGACCCGCGAAGGTGTGATCGTGCCCCGTGGCGGCGACCGCGATGCGCGGGATTCCGGGCAATGGGGCACGGCGTTGCGCTGGCTCGGCGATGACACCGAGTACGGCCTCTACTTCATGAACTACCACAGCCGCACGCCGACGGTCGGCACCAGCACGGCCGGTTTGTCGACCCTCTCGGCGTTGCCCGGCATGGTCGCGACGGCCAACCGCCTGGCACCCGGCAGTGGTTCGGGACTGGCGCAAAGCGTGATGCTCGGGCGCGGCCAGTACTACCTCGAATACCCGGAAGACATCCGCCTGTACGGCGCGAGTTTCTCCACTACGCTGCCGACCGGTACGGCCTGGACCGGCGAGATCAGCTATCGGCCCAACGCGCCGGTGCAGGTCAACACCAACGACTTGACCCTGGCCCTGCTCAATCCGATTGCCGGCGGTGCCGCGTCGCCGCTGGCCACCTCGCCGGGCGCCGACAACAAGGGCTACCGGCGCAAGGAAGTGACGCAGATCCAGAGCACGCTGACGCACTTTTTCGATCAGGTATGGGGCGCTCAACGTCTGACGGTGGTGGGCGAAGCGGCGGTGGTGCGGGTCGGTGGCCTGGAGTCGCGCAGCAAGCTGCGTTACGGCCGTGACTCGGTGTACGGCCAGTACGGTTTCGGCGGTGACACCGACGGTTTCGTCACCTCCACCTCCTGGGGCTATCGCGCCCGGGCGATCCTCGATTACGCCAACGTGATTGGCGGGATCAACCTCAAGCCCAACCTGTCCTGGTCCCACGACGTTGCCGGTTATGGCCCCAACGGTCTGTTCAACGAAGGCGCCAAAGCCGTCAGCGTCGGGGTCGATGCCGACTACCGCAACACCTATACCGCGAGCCTGAGTTACACCGACTTTTTCGGCGGTGACTACAACACCCTCGAAGACCGTGACTTCGTGGCCCTGAGCTTCGGTGTGAACTTCTGA
- a CDS encoding DUF1329 domain-containing protein, which yields MRKMILQCGVLALSLLAANVIAAVSPDEANKLGTSLTPLGAEKAGNADGSIPAWTGGIPKNAGAVDSKGFLADPFASEKPLFTITAANVDKYKDKLSDGQVAMFKRYPETYKIPVYPTHRTVAVPPEIYESAKRSALNVTTINDGNGLANFTGNRYYAFPIPKNGVEVLWNHITRYHGGNVKRIITQVTPQTNGSYTPIRFEEEIAVPQLMKDLDPEKAANVLTFFKQSVTAPARLAGNVLLVHETLDQVKEPRLAWIYNAGQRRVRRAPQVAYDGPGTAADGLRTSDNFDMFSGAPDRYDWKLIGKKEMYIPYNSYKLDSPSLKYDDIVKAGHINQDLTRYELHRVWEVVGTVKPNERHIYAKRHMYIDEDSWQVALADHYDGRGQLWRVAEGHAQYYYDHQAQAYTLEALYDIIAGRYIALGMKNEEKHSFEFGFEAKAADYTPAALRSEGVR from the coding sequence ATGCGCAAGATGATTCTGCAATGCGGTGTCCTGGCCCTGAGCCTGTTGGCCGCCAATGTGATCGCGGCGGTGTCGCCGGACGAAGCCAACAAGCTCGGCACCAGCCTGACGCCGCTGGGGGCCGAGAAGGCCGGCAACGCTGACGGGTCGATTCCGGCCTGGACCGGCGGTATCCCGAAAAATGCCGGTGCGGTCGATAGCAAGGGCTTCCTGGCTGACCCGTTCGCCAGCGAAAAACCGCTGTTCACCATCACCGCTGCCAACGTCGACAAGTACAAGGACAAGCTGTCCGACGGCCAGGTGGCGATGTTCAAGCGCTATCCCGAGACTTACAAGATTCCGGTCTACCCGACCCATCGCACCGTGGCCGTGCCACCGGAAATCTACGAGTCGGCCAAGCGCAGTGCGCTCAACGTCACGACGATCAACGACGGTAACGGTCTGGCCAATTTCACCGGCAATCGCTACTACGCCTTCCCGATTCCAAAGAACGGGGTCGAGGTGCTGTGGAACCACATCACCCGCTATCACGGCGGCAACGTCAAACGGATCATCACTCAGGTGACCCCGCAGACCAACGGCAGCTACACGCCGATCCGCTTCGAAGAGGAGATCGCCGTGCCGCAACTGATGAAGGATCTCGATCCGGAAAAAGCCGCCAACGTGCTGACCTTCTTCAAGCAGTCGGTGACTGCGCCGGCGCGCCTGGCAGGTAACGTGCTGCTGGTACACGAGACTCTCGATCAGGTGAAGGAACCGCGTCTGGCGTGGATCTACAACGCCGGCCAGCGCCGGGTGCGTCGTGCGCCGCAGGTTGCCTATGACGGGCCGGGCACCGCTGCCGACGGTCTGCGCACCTCGGACAACTTCGACATGTTCTCCGGCGCACCGGATCGTTATGACTGGAAGCTGATCGGCAAGAAGGAAATGTACATTCCATACAACAGCTACAAGCTCGACTCGCCGAGCCTCAAGTACGACGACATCGTCAAGGCCGGGCACATCAACCAGGACCTGACGCGGTATGAACTGCACCGGGTCTGGGAAGTGGTCGGCACAGTCAAACCGAACGAGCGGCACATCTACGCCAAGCGCCACATGTACATCGACGAGGACAGCTGGCAAGTGGCGCTGGCCGATCACTACGACGGTCGCGGGCAACTGTGGCGAGTGGCCGAGGGACATGCTCAGTATTACTACGACCACCAGGCCCAGGCCTACACCCTCGAAGCGCTCTACGACATCATTGCCGGCCGATACATTGCCCTGGGAATGAAGAACGAAGAGAAGCACAGCTTTGAATTCGGCTTCGAAGCCAAGGCCGCCGACTACACCCCGGCGGCCCTGCGTTCGGAGGGCGTACGGTAA